The DNA sequence AAGATGTTGCCGCCTGACACTGCTGCTGCTTTTAGTTTTTTCAAGGCTTCTTCGGTTTGATTGGCATGTAGGTTTTTGAATGCACGTAAGTTGAGAATTTGTGTTTCTTTCTCGTCTTGTGTGGCACGTGCGATTTCCATGTTATCTACGTCTTCAGACGATGGTGGGTTCGGGTTCAAGTATGTGTTTACGCCGATAATTGGTAATTCGCCTGAATGCTTTTTCATTTCATAATGCATTGATTCTTCTTGGATTTTACCGCGTTGATATTGTGTTTCCATTGAACCGAGCACGCCGCCTCGGTCGTTTAGGCTCTCGAACTCGCGTAAGACCATTTCTTCGACGAGATCTGTTAATTCATCGACAATAAATGCGCCTTGAAGCGGATTTTCATTTTTTGACAGGCCGTGCTCATTTGTAATGATCATCTGGATAGCCATCGCACGACGGACTGATTCTTCCGTTGGCGTTGTAATGGCTTCGTCATAAGCATTTGTGTGGAGCGAGTTACAGTTATCCTGTAATGCCATAAGCGCCTGCAACGTTGTGCGGATATCGTTGAAATCGATTTCCTGTGCATGCAAACTGCGGCCGGACGTTTGGACATGATACTTCAACTTTTGGCTACGTTCGTTGGCGCCGTATTTCTCGCGCATCGTGACTGCCCAAATGCGTCGGGCAACGCGTCCGATAACCGTATATTCCGGATCAAGTCCATTCGAGAAGAAGAACGATAAATTCGGAGCGAAATCATCTATATTCATGCCGCGGCTCAAGTAATATTCTACATACGTGAAACCATTTGACAGCGTGAATGCTAATTGCGAAATCGGGTTGGCGCCTGCTTCAGCGATATGGTAACCAGAAATCGACACAGAGTAGTAGTTACGCACTTTTTGGTCGATGAAGTATTGCTGAATATCCCCCATCATACGAAGTGCGAATTCCGTCGAGAAGATGCACGTATTCTGCCCTTGGTCTTCTTTAAGAATATCTGCTTGCACTGTTCCACGCACTGCTTGAAGCGTTCCTTCTTTGACTGCAATGAATTCCTCAACCGTCAATGTACGCCCCAGTTTCTCCTCATTTATGCGCACCTGCTGATCGATTGCTGTATTCATAAACATGGCAAGAATAATCGGTGCTGGACCGTTAATGGTCATGGAAACAGACGTTGCCGGTGCACACAAATCAAAACCTTCGTACAGTTTTTTCATATCTTCCAAGGTACAGATGCTGACACCAGATTCCCCGACTTTGCCATAAATATCTGGACGTTCATCCGGATCTTCCCCGTACAATGTCACAGAATCGAATGCCGTTGACAGACGTTTCGCATCGTCATCTTTCGATAGATAGTGGAAACGACGATTCGTCCGTTCCGGCGTTCCTTCACCTGCAAATTGACGTTTTGGATCTTCGCCTTCGCGTTTGAATGGGAATACGCCAGCTGTATATGGATATGATCCCGGGACGTTTTCTTTATAAACCCAGCGAAGAATTTCTCCGTAATCTTTGAATTTCGGCAACGCTACCTTTGGGATTTTTAATCCAGAAAGGCTTGTTGTCGTCAAGACAGTACGCAGTTCTTTGTCGCGCACTTTCGTGATGAATTCATCGCCTGCGTAGGCTTCTTTCAGCTTCTCCCAGTTTGCGAGGATACGTTTTGATTCTGACGTCAATTCCTCTTTTATGCCATCTGAAAGTGATTGTAGTGAAGTCACGAGCGCATCGTCTGGCGCTTGTTCGTTGACCGTTTGAATGGCTCCTTCAAGCTGGAATAATTTGCGTGCAAGCGTCTCCTGCACTTCGGATTTTTTATGGTACCCACGGACCGTGTCCGAAATTTCACGTAAATATTGCTGACGGTCATTCGGGATGATGACGTTTTGTTTTTGTGTTTTGACGAATTGCCCATAAGACGTTTCCCAGTTGAGGCCGCATTTGTCGTTCAATACGGAAACGAGTGCTGCAAAGAGTGAATTCGTCCCTTTGTCGTTAAATTGGCTAGCGATCGTGCCGTATACTGGCATCGTATCGAGGTCTTTTTCCCATAGAAGATGGCTGCGCTGATACTGTTTTTGCACTTGACGCAATGCATCTTCAGAGCCCTTACGCTCGAATTTATTGATAACAATCAGGTCTGCGAAATCAATCATGTCAATCTTTTCAAGTTGTGTCGGCGCACCGAATTCACTTGTCATGACATACATCGAAGCATCAGAAACTTCCGTAATTTCCGCATCCCCTTGCCCGATTCCGCTCGTTTCAACAACGATCAAATCGTAACCCGCTGTTTTCACAATGTCTAACACATCCCGAATCGCTCCAGAAAGCTCTGTTCGAGAACCACGTGTTGCAAGACTTCGCATGAATACGCGTTTGTTGAAGATGGCATTCATGCGAATACGGTCACCCAGTAACGCCCCACCTGTTTTCTGTTTCGTCGGATCAATCGATAGGATTGCGACTCTTTTTTCGGGTAGTTCATGGAGGAATCTGCGAATTAATTCGTCAGTAAGCGAACTTTTCCCCGCTCCACCTGTTCCAGTAATCCCAAGAACCGGCGTATTTTTAGAAAGTGTACGCGCTTTTTCAACAACTGCAATTGCTTGCGTGTTGTCCTGCCCGTACATTTCTTCCACATACGTAATAACATTTGCGAGTACTTCGGGTTGATCGACAGTAATTTTTTCAAGGTTCTCCATTTCATTATCAGCTGCTGTGAGGTAAT is a window from the Sporosarcina sp. ANT_H38 genome containing:
- the icmF gene encoding fused isobutyryl-CoA mutase/GTPase IcmF, producing MATVEIYRPKHHIRFVTASSLFDGHDASINIMRRIMQASGAEVIHLGHNRSVEEVVNAAIQEDVQAIAMSSYQGGHVEYFKYMYDLLQEKGAPHIRIYAGGGGVIIPKEIKELHDYGITWIFSPEDGRKMGLQGMINRMMEQCDYLTAADNEMENLEKITVDQPEVLANVITYVEEMYGQDNTQAIAVVEKARTLSKNTPVLGITGTGGAGKSSLTDELIRRFLHELPEKRVAILSIDPTKQKTGGALLGDRIRMNAIFNKRVFMRSLATRGSRTELSGAIRDVLDIVKTAGYDLIVVETSGIGQGDAEITEVSDASMYVMTSEFGAPTQLEKIDMIDFADLIVINKFERKGSEDALRQVQKQYQRSHLLWEKDLDTMPVYGTIASQFNDKGTNSLFAALVSVLNDKCGLNWETSYGQFVKTQKQNVIIPNDRQQYLREISDTVRGYHKKSEVQETLARKLFQLEGAIQTVNEQAPDDALVTSLQSLSDGIKEELTSESKRILANWEKLKEAYAGDEFITKVRDKELRTVLTTTSLSGLKIPKVALPKFKDYGEILRWVYKENVPGSYPYTAGVFPFKREGEDPKRQFAGEGTPERTNRRFHYLSKDDDAKRLSTAFDSVTLYGEDPDERPDIYGKVGESGVSICTLEDMKKLYEGFDLCAPATSVSMTINGPAPIILAMFMNTAIDQQVRINEEKLGRTLTVEEFIAVKEGTLQAVRGTVQADILKEDQGQNTCIFSTEFALRMMGDIQQYFIDQKVRNYYSVSISGYHIAEAGANPISQLAFTLSNGFTYVEYYLSRGMNIDDFAPNLSFFFSNGLDPEYTVIGRVARRIWAVTMREKYGANERSQKLKYHVQTSGRSLHAQEIDFNDIRTTLQALMALQDNCNSLHTNAYDEAITTPTEESVRRAMAIQMIITNEHGLSKNENPLQGAFIVDELTDLVEEMVLREFESLNDRGGVLGSMETQYQRGKIQEESMHYEMKKHSGELPIIGVNTYLNPNPPSSEDVDNMEIARATQDEKETQILNLRAFKNLHANQTEEALKKLKAAAVSGGNIFAELMETVRVASLGQITNALYEVGGQYRRNM